The following proteins come from a genomic window of Pararhodobacter sp.:
- a CDS encoding MFS transporter: MLKVLASSWALLLGLLLLMLGNGMQGTLLGIRGAIEDFSTTQMSIVMSCYFVGFLFGSRMAPEMIRRVGHVRVFAALGSMISAVLILYAAAPHWVAWALMRVIIGFSFSGVYITAESWLNNASTNETRGQALSLYLIVQMIGIIAAQALLNLADPSGYILFVIPSVLVSLAFTPILLSISPAPQFESTARLTMRELYRISPLGCVGMFLLGGIFSAQFGMAAVWATQAGLNVRDLSIFVAGIYTGGLLLQYPIGWLSDRMDRRRLILFLAIGGTIVLTVPVLFNIPFVALVVVGAFAGGISNPLYSLILAYVNDYLKPTEMAGASAGLLFINGVGAISGPIITGWMMGVIGPSGFFLFMALIFGVLAAYSLWRMSRRPITPGSQSSYTAVSPTASAISVEAALEHNEDETLQS; this comes from the coding sequence ATGCTGAAAGTTCTTGCCTCGTCATGGGCGCTGTTGCTGGGATTGCTGCTCCTGATGCTCGGGAATGGCATGCAGGGCACGTTGCTGGGCATTCGCGGCGCGATCGAGGATTTCTCGACGACGCAGATGTCGATCGTCATGTCGTGCTATTTCGTCGGCTTCCTGTTCGGCTCGCGCATGGCACCCGAGATGATCAGACGGGTCGGCCATGTGCGCGTGTTCGCGGCTCTGGGCTCGATGATTTCCGCGGTGCTGATCCTCTATGCGGCGGCCCCGCATTGGGTGGCCTGGGCCTTGATGCGGGTGATCATCGGGTTCTCGTTTTCGGGCGTCTATATCACCGCCGAAAGCTGGCTGAACAACGCCTCGACCAATGAGACGCGTGGTCAGGCCCTGTCGCTGTATCTGATCGTGCAGATGATCGGCATCATCGCGGCACAGGCGCTGCTGAACCTGGCGGATCCGTCGGGCTATATCCTGTTCGTGATCCCCTCGGTGCTGGTCTCGCTGGCCTTCACGCCAATTCTGCTGTCGATCAGCCCTGCCCCGCAATTCGAAAGCACCGCACGCCTGACGATGCGCGAATTGTACCGGATTTCGCCGCTGGGCTGCGTCGGGATGTTCCTGCTCGGCGGAATCTTTTCGGCGCAATTCGGCATGGCCGCGGTTTGGGCGACCCAGGCCGGGTTGAACGTGCGCGACCTGTCGATCTTTGTCGCGGGCATCTACACCGGCGGGTTGTTGTTGCAATATCCGATTGGCTGGTTGTCGGACCGCATGGATCGCCGGCGGTTGATCCTGTTTCTGGCCATTGGCGGCACGATCGTGCTGACTGTCCCGGTGCTGTTCAACATCCCGTTTGTCGCGCTGGTTGTCGTCGGGGCCTTTGCGGGTGGCATCTCGAACCCGCTGTATTCCTTGATTTTGGCCTATGTGAACGATTATCTGAAACCCACGGAAATGGCGGGGGCCTCGGCCGGGTTGCTGTTCATCAATGGTGTTGGTGCCATTTCGGGGCCAATCATCACCGGCTGGATGATGGGGGTCATCGGGCCGTCGGGCTTCTTCTTGTTCATGGCGCTGATCTTTGGCGTGCTGGCCGCCTATAGCCTGTGGCGGATGTCGCGACGCCCCATCACGCCGGGTTCGCAAAGTTCCTACACCGCGGTGTCGCCAACCGCATCCGCAATATCGGTCGAGGCAGCCCTGGAGCATAACGAGGACGAAACGCTTCAGAGCTAG
- a CDS encoding DUF924 family protein, translating to MPLPARADAILHYWTELGPAGWYAGGAELDAEIRDRFLPDWELAAEGGAISWLACPEGMLAYLLLTDQMPRNIFRGSAKAFATDAHARAVASRAWQHEIDLKIAEPLRQFFYLPLMHSESTFDQDRCVCLMVARMPETGAGSVLHARAHREIIRQFRRFPFRNEALGRESSPEEVRFLAEGGYAQLVRSLGG from the coding sequence ATGCCATTGCCCGCCCGCGCCGACGCCATCTTGCACTATTGGACCGAACTGGGCCCCGCTGGCTGGTACGCTGGCGGCGCGGAACTGGACGCCGAGATCCGCGACCGGTTCCTGCCGGATTGGGAGCTTGCCGCCGAAGGGGGCGCGATTTCCTGGCTCGCCTGCCCCGAGGGGATGTTGGCCTATCTGCTGCTGACCGACCAAATGCCGCGGAACATTTTTCGCGGCAGCGCCAAGGCGTTCGCGACCGACGCGCACGCAAGGGCGGTGGCGAGCCGCGCATGGCAGCATGAGATCGACCTGAAAATCGCGGAACCGCTGCGGCAGTTTTTCTATCTGCCGCTGATGCATTCCGAAAGCACCTTCGATCAGGACCGCTGCGTCTGCCTGATGGTTGCGCGGATGCCCGAAACCGGCGCGGGCTCTGTGCTGCACGCGCGGGCGCATCGCGAAATCATCCGCCAGTTTCGCCGCTTTCCGTTTCGCAACGAGGCCCTGGGGCGCGAAAGCAGTCCGGAGGAGGTGCGCTTCTTGGCCGAGGGCGGGTATGCGCAACTCGTGCGCAGCCTCGGGGGGTGA
- the lpdA gene encoding dihydrolipoyl dehydrogenase, protein MADQSFDVVVIGAGPGGYVAAIRAAQLGKKVAIVEREHLGGICLNWGCIPTKALLRSAEVFHLMHRAKDFGLKAEGISYDLAAVVKRSRGVAKQLSGGIGHLMKKNKITVVMGVATLPAKGTVSVKTDKGVETLKAPAIILATGARARELPGLEADGDLVWTYKHALDPKRMPKNLLVIGSGAIGIEFASFFNTLGAKTTVVEVMDRVLPVEDAEISAHAKKQFVKQGMVIREKTTVKKLDRGNGKVVAHLEENGKTETAEFDTVISAVGIVGNVEDLGLEALGVKVDRTHVVTDEYCRTGVEGLFAIGDIAGAPWLAHKASHEGVMVAELIAGKTVHPIKPNSIPGCTYCHPQVASVGLTEAKAKEAGYDVKVGRFPFIGNGKAIALGEPEGLVKTVFDAKTGELLGAHMVGAEVTEMIQGYVIGRQLETTEEDLMHTVFPHPTLSEMMHESVLDAYGKAIHM, encoded by the coding sequence ATGGCTGATCAGAGCTTTGATGTTGTCGTTATCGGGGCTGGTCCGGGTGGCTATGTCGCTGCGATTCGGGCGGCGCAACTGGGCAAGAAGGTCGCGATTGTCGAGCGTGAGCATCTGGGCGGGATTTGCCTGAACTGGGGTTGCATTCCAACCAAGGCCTTGCTGCGCTCGGCGGAGGTGTTCCACCTGATGCACCGCGCCAAGGATTTCGGTCTGAAGGCCGAGGGAATCAGCTATGATCTGGCGGCCGTGGTCAAACGCTCGCGCGGGGTGGCAAAACAGCTCAGCGGCGGCATCGGCCATCTGATGAAAAAGAACAAGATCACCGTGGTCATGGGCGTGGCCACCCTGCCCGCCAAGGGCACCGTGTCGGTGAAAACCGACAAAGGCGTCGAAACGCTGAAAGCCCCGGCGATCATTCTGGCGACCGGCGCACGCGCCCGCGAGTTGCCAGGGTTGGAGGCGGATGGCGATCTGGTCTGGACCTATAAACACGCGCTGGACCCCAAGCGCATGCCGAAAAACCTGCTGGTGATTGGCTCGGGCGCGATTGGCATTGAGTTTGCCAGCTTCTTCAATACGTTGGGCGCAAAAACCACGGTGGTCGAGGTGATGGACCGGGTCCTGCCGGTCGAGGATGCCGAGATTTCCGCCCATGCGAAAAAGCAATTCGTCAAGCAAGGCATGGTGATCCGCGAGAAAACCACGGTCAAGAAACTGGACCGGGGTAACGGCAAAGTCGTGGCGCATCTGGAAGAAAACGGCAAGACCGAGACCGCCGAGTTTGACACGGTGATTTCGGCGGTCGGCATTGTCGGCAACGTCGAGGATCTGGGGCTGGAGGCGTTGGGCGTCAAGGTCGACCGCACGCATGTGGTGACGGATGAGTATTGCCGCACCGGCGTCGAGGGGCTGTTTGCAATCGGCGATATCGCCGGCGCGCCGTGGCTGGCGCACAAGGCCAGCCATGAGGGCGTGATGGTGGCCGAATTGATCGCCGGCAAAACCGTGCATCCGATCAAGCCGAACAGCATTCCGGGCTGCACCTATTGCCACCCGCAGGTGGCCAGCGTCGGGCTGACCGAAGCCAAGGCCAAAGAGGCGGGCTATGACGTCAAGGTGGGACGCTTCCCGTTCATCGGCAACGGCAAGGCGATTGCCCTGGGCGAGCCCGAGGGCTTGGTGAAAACCGTCTTTGACGCGAAAACCGGCGAATTGCTGGGGGCGCATATGGTCGGCGCCGAGGTCACCGAGATGATCCAGGGCTATGTGATTGGCCGTCAGTTGGAGACCACCGAGGAGGACCTGATGCACACGGTCTTCCCGCACCCGACGCTGTCGGAAATGATGCACGAAAGCGTGCTGGATGCGTACGGCAAGGCGATCCATATGTAA
- a CDS encoding MAPEG family protein has protein sequence MSLIHLIAVLAVLQYLVFGFLVAVQRGKSGLKAPAVTGHDGFERMYRVQMNTLECLIAFLPMLLLSGQYWSAMIVAPIGAVYLIGRTIYWRAYVADPASRSVGFGLSMLPILLLLLLAGAGALRAMIGA, from the coding sequence ATGTCCCTTATTCACCTCATCGCCGTTCTGGCTGTCTTGCAGTATCTTGTTTTCGGATTTCTGGTTGCCGTGCAACGCGGCAAAAGCGGGCTGAAGGCTCCGGCCGTGACCGGGCATGACGGGTTCGAGCGCATGTACCGCGTGCAGATGAACACGTTGGAATGCCTGATCGCGTTTTTGCCGATGTTGCTGCTGTCGGGGCAGTATTGGTCCGCGATGATCGTGGCCCCCATTGGCGCGGTTTATCTGATCGGCCGCACGATTTATTGGCGCGCCTATGTCGCCGATCCTGCCAGCCGCAGCGTGGGCTTTGGCCTGTCGATGTTGCCGATTCTGCTGTTGCTGCTGCTGGCGGGCGCAGGCGCGCTCAGGGCGATGATCGGTGCTTGA
- a CDS encoding winged helix-turn-helix domain-containing protein — translation MVDQTPLRLDNKTARRLWLSAQGLARTPTGPLNLHDLITRLGFVQLDTIQVVARAHHHILWSRNQNYTEPMLDRLLAQERGIFEHFTHDASVLPMEFLPMWQRQFARMKALHDRAGWFKGLPDAAARQKIKDRIRAEGPLSTHAFDSKLENRDHMWARPPHKLALDYMWYSGELATCHRENFTKFYDLAERVFPADLRAIALPESAQIDWLCDAALDRMGFGTLGEVQKFWDATSRAEVQDWAAAADHTRPVEIETAQGGWLKAIAPEDIEDRINALKPPTSRLRILNPFDPVVRDRARLGRLFGFDYRVEMFVPAAKRQWGYYVYPILEGERFVGRIEVKADRKASVLTVLKVWPEPGVQWPAARHAKLDAELGRLARFVGASEVIWASTAVKHRSSP, via the coding sequence GTGGTTGACCAAACGCCCCTGCGCCTCGACAACAAGACCGCCCGCCGCCTGTGGCTCTCGGCGCAGGGGCTTGCACGCACACCGACCGGGCCGCTGAACCTGCACGACCTCATAACCCGGCTGGGCTTCGTGCAGCTTGACACCATCCAGGTTGTCGCCCGCGCGCATCACCATATTCTGTGGAGCCGCAACCAGAACTACACCGAACCGATGCTGGATCGGCTTCTGGCCCAAGAGCGCGGTATCTTTGAACATTTCACCCATGACGCCTCGGTCCTTCCGATGGAATTCCTGCCCATGTGGCAGCGTCAGTTTGCCCGCATGAAGGCGCTGCATGACCGGGCAGGGTGGTTCAAGGGCCTGCCCGACGCCGCCGCGCGCCAGAAAATCAAGGACCGCATCCGCGCCGAGGGGCCCTTGTCGACCCATGCCTTTGATTCCAAGCTGGAAAACCGCGATCATATGTGGGCGCGGCCACCGCATAAGCTGGCGCTCGATTACATGTGGTACAGCGGCGAGCTGGCGACCTGTCACCGCGAGAATTTTACCAAATTCTATGACTTGGCCGAGCGGGTGTTCCCGGCTGACCTGCGGGCAATCGCCTTGCCGGAATCCGCGCAGATCGACTGGCTTTGCGACGCCGCCCTTGATCGCATGGGGTTCGGCACATTGGGCGAGGTGCAGAAATTCTGGGACGCCACGAGCCGCGCCGAGGTGCAAGACTGGGCAGCCGCCGCCGATCATACCCGCCCCGTCGAAATCGAAACCGCGCAGGGGGGGTGGCTCAAGGCCATCGCGCCCGAGGATATCGAGGACCGCATCAACGCGCTGAAACCGCCAACCTCGCGGCTGCGCATCCTCAACCCGTTCGACCCGGTGGTCCGCGACCGCGCCCGCCTTGGCCGCCTGTTCGGCTTTGACTACCGCGTGGAAATGTTCGTCCCCGCCGCCAAACGCCAATGGGGCTATTACGTCTACCCGATCCTCGAGGGCGAGCGCTTCGTGGGCCGTATCGAGGTCAAGGCCGACCGCAAGGCTTCGGTTCTCACAGTTCTGAAGGTCTGGCCGGAACCGGGCGTGCAATGGCCCGCCGCACGCCACGCCAAACTTGACGCCGAACTGGGGCGATTGGCGCGTTTTGTCGGCGCGTCCGAGGTGATCTGGGCGTCAACCGCGGTCAAGCACCGATCATCGCCCTGA
- a CDS encoding NAD(P)(+) transhydrogenase (Re/Si-specific) subunit beta, whose protein sequence is MEYGFTTAAYVVAAILFIQSLGGLSGQESAKRAVWYGIVGMALAVAATLYGPGAGNWALSILLVGIGGAIGWVVAQRVQMTEMPQLVAAMHSLVGLAAVFIGFNTQIEMVRIAAMQAASDTTALEALAGFAATVAHKTSAEISVLKIEVFLGVFIGAVTFTGSVVAYGKLAGKLSSAATKLPGGHMLNAGAALISLILLVLYFQGAGSWTLMLMTLLAFFVGYHLIMGIGGADMPVVVSMLNSYSGWAAAAIGFSLANDLLIVVGALVGSSGAILSYIMCKAMNRSFISVILGGFGGTTGPAMEIDGEQIAIDAEGVAAALNEADSVIIIPGYGMAVAQAQQSVSELTRKLRAKGKDVRFAIHPVAGRLPGHMNVLLAEARVPYDIVMEMDEINEDFPNTDVAIVIGSNDIVNPAAQEDPNSPIAGMPVLECWKAKQVFVSKRGQGTGYSGIENPLFFKENTRMFYGDAKASIDALLPMID, encoded by the coding sequence ATGGAATACGGATTTACCACGGCAGCCTATGTGGTTGCAGCGATCTTGTTCATTCAGTCGCTTGGCGGGCTTTCGGGCCAGGAGAGCGCGAAACGCGCGGTCTGGTACGGCATTGTCGGCATGGCGCTGGCCGTGGCGGCCACGCTTTATGGCCCCGGCGCGGGCAATTGGGCGCTGTCGATCCTGCTGGTCGGCATCGGTGGCGCGATTGGTTGGGTGGTCGCCCAACGCGTGCAGATGACCGAAATGCCGCAACTTGTTGCGGCGATGCACAGCCTCGTCGGCTTGGCGGCGGTGTTCATCGGTTTCAACACGCAGATCGAAATGGTCCGGATCGCCGCCATGCAAGCGGCGTCGGATACCACCGCGCTCGAGGCCTTGGCGGGCTTTGCCGCGACGGTTGCGCATAAAACCTCGGCCGAAATCTCGGTGCTCAAGATCGAGGTGTTCCTCGGTGTGTTCATCGGCGCCGTGACCTTCACCGGCTCGGTGGTGGCTTATGGCAAGCTGGCGGGCAAACTCAGCTCTGCGGCGACCAAACTGCCCGGCGGCCACATGCTCAACGCCGGTGCGGCGCTGATCTCGCTGATCCTGCTGGTCCTGTATTTCCAGGGCGCGGGCAGCTGGACCTTGATGTTGATGACGCTGCTGGCGTTCTTTGTCGGGTATCACCTGATCATGGGCATTGGCGGCGCCGATATGCCGGTCGTGGTGTCGATGCTCAACAGCTACTCAGGCTGGGCGGCGGCAGCAATCGGCTTCTCGCTGGCCAATGACCTCTTGATTGTGGTCGGTGCGCTGGTCGGCTCCTCGGGTGCGATCCTGTCTTATATCATGTGCAAGGCGATGAACCGCTCGTTCATCTCGGTGATTCTGGGCGGCTTTGGCGGCACCACCGGCCCGGCGATGGAAATCGACGGCGAGCAGATCGCCATTGACGCCGAAGGCGTGGCCGCAGCCCTGAATGAGGCCGACAGCGTCATCATCATCCCGGGGTATGGCATGGCCGTGGCTCAGGCACAGCAATCGGTGTCGGAACTGACCCGCAAGCTGCGCGCCAAGGGCAAGGACGTGCGCTTCGCCATTCACCCGGTTGCCGGGCGTCTGCCGGGGCATATGAACGTGCTTCTGGCCGAAGCGCGCGTGCCTTATGACATCGTCATGGAAATGGACGAGATCAACGAGGATTTTCCCAACACCGACGTCGCAATCGTCATCGGCTCGAACGACATCGTCAACCCGGCGGCGCAGGAAGACCCCAACTCGCCCATCGCCGGGATGCCGGTTCTGGAGTGCTGGAAAGCCAAGCAGGTGTTTGTGTCCAAGCGCGGGCAGGGCACCGGCTACTCGGGAATCGAGAACCCGCTGTTCTTCAAGGAGAACACGCGCATGTTCTACGGTGACGCGAAAGCGTCGATTGATGCCTTGCTGCCGATGATCGACTGA
- a CDS encoding Re/Si-specific NAD(P)(+) transhydrogenase subunit alpha produces the protein MKIGAPKEIFPGENRVAMTPESALQLQKLGHSCVIEKDAGAASGFEDAAYTAVGVEIAANAEALFKAADVVVKVREPSEAEIKRLREGQTLISFFWPAQNEAALELAKAQGATVIAMDMVPRISRAQKMDALSSMANIAGYRAVIEAGNNFGRFFTGQVTAAGKVPPAKVLVVGAGVAGLAAIGTATSLGAITMAFDVRPEVAEQIESMGASFVYLDFEEAQDGAATGGYAAPSSPEFREKQLEKFRELAPDVDIVITTALIPGRPAPKLWTEDMVKMMKRGSVIVDLAAERGGNCDLTVADQKIVTDNGVTIVGYTDFPSRMGTQASTLYSNNIRHMIFDLTPAKDGVIHQNMEDDVIRGATVTHAGEITFPPPPPKIKAIAAVKRDKPKELTVEEKRAAEVAAFKAETRTQVTLLGVGGALLLLAGIFAPASFMAHFIVFVLACYVGFQVIWGVAHSLHTPLMAVTNAISSIIILGALMQIGSGSWLVLILAALSVFMAGINIFGGFLVTRRMLAMFQKS, from the coding sequence GTGAAAATCGGGGCACCGAAAGAGATTTTTCCGGGCGAGAACCGGGTCGCGATGACGCCAGAATCGGCGCTTCAGTTGCAAAAACTGGGGCACAGCTGTGTCATCGAGAAAGACGCCGGAGCGGCGTCAGGGTTTGAAGACGCGGCGTATACCGCGGTCGGCGTCGAAATTGCCGCCAACGCCGAGGCGCTGTTCAAGGCTGCGGATGTCGTGGTCAAGGTTCGCGAGCCCTCCGAGGCCGAGATCAAGCGCCTGCGTGAGGGTCAAACGCTGATCTCCTTCTTCTGGCCCGCCCAGAACGAAGCAGCGCTGGAACTGGCCAAGGCGCAGGGTGCCACCGTCATCGCCATGGACATGGTGCCCCGCATCAGCCGGGCGCAGAAAATGGACGCGCTGTCGTCGATGGCCAATATCGCGGGCTACCGTGCGGTGATCGAGGCGGGCAACAACTTTGGCCGCTTCTTTACCGGCCAGGTGACCGCCGCGGGCAAGGTTCCGCCGGCCAAGGTTCTGGTCGTGGGTGCCGGTGTCGCCGGTCTTGCCGCGATCGGCACGGCGACCTCGCTGGGCGCCATCACCATGGCCTTTGACGTGCGCCCCGAAGTGGCCGAGCAAATCGAATCAATGGGCGCAAGCTTCGTCTATCTCGACTTCGAGGAAGCCCAGGACGGCGCGGCAACCGGTGGCTATGCGGCCCCCTCCAGCCCCGAATTCCGTGAAAAGCAGCTTGAGAAATTCCGCGAATTGGCCCCCGATGTCGATATCGTCATCACCACCGCCCTGATCCCCGGACGCCCAGCGCCAAAGCTGTGGACCGAGGACATGGTCAAGATGATGAAGCGCGGCTCGGTGATCGTCGATCTGGCGGCCGAACGCGGTGGCAACTGCGATCTGACCGTCGCGGATCAGAAAATCGTCACCGACAACGGCGTCACCATCGTCGGCTACACCGACTTCCCCAGCCGGATGGGCACGCAAGCCTCGACGCTCTATTCCAACAACATCCGCCACATGATCTTTGATCTGACGCCCGCCAAAGACGGCGTGATCCATCAGAACATGGAAGATGACGTGATCCGCGGCGCGACCGTGACCCACGCCGGCGAGATCACCTTCCCGCCACCGCCGCCCAAGATCAAGGCGATTGCCGCCGTCAAACGCGACAAGCCCAAGGAACTGACGGTCGAGGAAAAGCGCGCGGCAGAGGTCGCCGCCTTCAAGGCCGAGACCCGCACCCAGGTCACCCTGCTGGGGGTCGGCGGTGCGCTGTTGCTGCTGGCGGGCATCTTTGCCCCGGCCAGTTTCATGGCGCATTTCATCGTGTTCGTGCTGGCCTGCTACGTCGGCTTCCAGGTCATCTGGGGCGTCGCGCATTCGCTGCACACGCCGCTGATGGCCGTGACCAACGCGATCTCGTCAATCATCATCCTTGGCGCGCTGATGCAGATCGGCTCGGGCAGTTGGCTGGTGCTGATCCTGGCCGCCCTGTCGGTGTTCATGGCGGGGATCAACATTTTCGGTGGCTTCCTGGTCACCCGGCGCATGCTTGCCATGTTCCAGAAATCGTAA
- the ppk2 gene encoding polyphosphate kinase 2 — MSEQTPIPAADAPTSALNGSGTAQVATPKARRRGGLKSALTTENLHASFESTRYPYAYKMARKPYEVEKARLQAELLKVQIWAQETGQKFVLLFEGRDAAGKGGTIKRFTEHLNPRFARVVALNKPTESERGQWYFQRYIEHLPTAGEMVFYDRSWYNRAGVERVMGFCTPEDYLEFMRQAPEVERMLTRSGIRLFKFWFSVTPEEQRRRFTARETDPLKRWKLSPIDKASLDLWDEYTAAKEAMFFYTDTADAPWTIIKSKDKKRARLNCMKHFLSSLDYPGKDHEVVGTPDPLIVGRARQVLPAIGGTPAP; from the coding sequence ATGTCTGAACAGACCCCGATTCCCGCCGCCGACGCCCCCACCAGCGCGCTGAACGGGTCCGGCACGGCACAGGTCGCCACCCCCAAGGCGCGGCGCCGTGGCGGGTTGAAATCCGCGCTGACGACAGAAAACCTGCACGCGAGTTTCGAAAGCACGCGGTATCCCTATGCCTACAAGATGGCGCGCAAACCCTATGAGGTGGAAAAGGCGCGGCTTCAGGCCGAGTTGCTGAAGGTGCAGATCTGGGCGCAAGAGACCGGGCAAAAATTTGTCCTGCTGTTCGAGGGTCGCGATGCCGCCGGCAAAGGCGGCACGATCAAGCGGTTCACCGAGCACCTGAACCCGCGGTTCGCGCGCGTCGTGGCCCTGAACAAACCCACCGAGTCCGAGCGCGGCCAGTGGTATTTCCAGCGCTACATCGAGCATCTGCCAACCGCGGGCGAGATGGTTTTTTATGACCGCTCCTGGTACAATCGCGCGGGAGTCGAGCGGGTGATGGGGTTTTGCACGCCCGAGGACTATCTGGAATTCATGCGCCAGGCCCCCGAGGTCGAGCGCATGTTGACGCGGTCCGGCATCCGGCTGTTCAAATTCTGGTTCTCGGTGACACCCGAAGAACAACGCCGCCGCTTTACCGCGCGCGAGACCGACCCGTTGAAACGCTGGAAACTGTCCCCGATCGACAAGGCCAGCCTGGATTTGTGGGATGAATACACCGCGGCGAAAGAGGCGATGTTCTTTTACACCGATACCGCCGACGCGCCGTGGACGATCATCAAATCCAAGGACAAGAAACGCGCGCGGCTCAATTGCATGAAGCATTTCCTGTCGAGTCTGGACTATCCCGGCAAGGATCACGAGGTGGTCGGCACGCCCGATCCGCTGATTGTCGGTCGCGCGCGTCAGGTCCTGCCCGCCATCGGGGGTACACCAGCGCCGTGA